A single genomic interval of Salinarchaeum sp. IM2453 harbors:
- a CDS encoding universal stress protein → MSQHILVPVDGSDPSYRALEYSLTLFPTTPHVVLYVRDPNDDSHGSPESGDWQQRATRRAERAHRQAQEVAGRHNRKIKTVQETGSPHRKILEYARQDNIGHVCIASTGRARIPNLRLGSVSGIIVRRSPTSVTIVRASSSVRGPSANKFHSLVGVNESQKSRLALSFAVSELPASECTAMYVSTELSRSAAEAPEGTYVEDLRNKAHNKATTALEEVIDDLSVDRESITTRVEFGRPDKRLVDAAQESTYDHLVVGAGTRRGGRHGSISNVAESVARESPIPITVAR, encoded by the coding sequence ATGTCACAGCATATCCTTGTTCCCGTTGACGGTTCTGATCCCAGCTATCGAGCACTTGAGTATAGCCTAACTCTGTTCCCTACAACGCCTCATGTTGTGCTGTATGTTCGCGATCCCAACGATGATTCTCATGGTAGTCCAGAGTCTGGTGATTGGCAGCAACGGGCAACTCGCCGTGCAGAACGAGCACATCGACAGGCTCAGGAAGTTGCTGGCCGACACAACCGGAAAATCAAAACAGTACAAGAGACAGGATCACCACATCGCAAAATTCTAGAGTACGCTAGACAGGACAACATTGGACATGTTTGCATAGCTAGTACGGGACGGGCTCGTATTCCTAACCTTCGGCTTGGCAGTGTATCTGGGATTATTGTTCGACGTTCTCCGACTTCTGTTACTATCGTCCGTGCATCTAGCTCTGTCCGTGGTCCATCAGCAAACAAGTTCCATTCTCTTGTCGGTGTCAATGAAAGTCAAAAATCCCGACTGGCACTCTCCTTTGCAGTTTCAGAGCTTCCAGCTTCAGAGTGTACTGCGATGTACGTATCGACAGAACTCAGTCGTTCAGCTGCTGAGGCACCTGAAGGAACGTACGTTGAAGACCTCCGAAATAAAGCACACAACAAAGCAACTACCGCACTTGAAGAAGTCATCGATGATCTTTCCGTTGACCGAGAATCCATCACAACTCGCGTAGAATTTGGGCGTCCTGATAAACGATTAGTCGATGCTGCTCAAGAATCCACTTATGATCATCTTGTCGTTGGTGCTGGCACTCGCCGAGGTGGGCGCCATGGATCAATCAGTAATGTGGCTGAATCCGTTGCCCGTGAATCACCTATCCCAATCACTGTTGCTCGATAA
- a CDS encoding MBL fold metallo-hydrolase, whose amino-acid sequence MQRPSREQFPAVDAQAPSIDPKQFKQRLDRGEELTLLDTRRPNDFEEWKITHRNLSLVNIPFSKFLDNGQPAPEVPEGVPDGPLVVSCGIGVSSQYVGEFLASHGWDVSTLENGMEGWARVHERFELECSGSFRLFQYHRPSSGCLSYLIVDNSQAAVIDPLNAFTDQYLNDVKKFDASLTYAIDTHVHADHLSGVPTLAGTQETTAVYPTGAIDRGLTYDGEFVSDGDTITLDTTTIQAVHLPGHTSEMTGYRVGDFCLTGDSIFLEGVARPDLEDPDLARDAAYTLYDTLTHLQQLPSDTLIAPAHTSSEAMPSVDNPAIATIQSLQQSQPLLNVDVDTFVEKLLTDMPPRPNNYEEIITVNLGTRSVDKGEAFELELGPNNCAAGSAAD is encoded by the coding sequence ATGCAACGACCGTCACGCGAGCAGTTTCCAGCCGTTGATGCACAAGCTCCGTCAATCGATCCGAAACAATTCAAACAGCGACTTGACCGCGGTGAAGAGCTTACTCTTTTAGATACCAGACGTCCCAATGACTTTGAGGAATGGAAAATTACCCATCGAAACCTTTCTCTTGTGAATATCCCATTTTCTAAGTTCCTCGATAATGGCCAGCCAGCGCCAGAAGTGCCTGAGGGGGTTCCAGATGGGCCTCTCGTTGTTTCATGTGGTATCGGCGTCTCAAGTCAATATGTGGGTGAGTTCCTTGCCTCTCATGGGTGGGATGTCTCCACGCTAGAAAATGGTATGGAAGGATGGGCTCGTGTCCATGAACGATTTGAATTAGAATGTTCTGGGTCCTTTCGATTGTTCCAGTACCATCGTCCATCTAGTGGTTGTCTAAGCTATCTCATTGTCGATAATAGCCAAGCAGCTGTCATTGATCCCCTCAATGCGTTCACTGACCAGTATCTCAATGATGTCAAGAAATTTGATGCATCACTCACATATGCGATCGATACTCACGTTCATGCAGACCATCTTAGTGGTGTTCCGACTTTAGCTGGAACTCAAGAGACAACTGCTGTCTATCCAACCGGAGCAATTGATCGGGGACTCACATATGACGGCGAATTTGTTTCCGATGGGGATACCATCACCCTGGACACTACAACAATTCAGGCTGTCCACCTTCCTGGACACACATCTGAGATGACTGGGTATCGGGTCGGTGATTTTTGTCTTACTGGTGACTCAATTTTTCTTGAAGGTGTTGCTCGCCCTGATCTTGAGGACCCTGACCTTGCAAGGGATGCTGCATATACTCTCTATGATACCCTCACCCATCTTCAGCAGCTCCCATCTGATACCCTTATTGCTCCAGCTCATACCAGTTCAGAAGCAATGCCATCCGTAGACAACCCAGCAATTGCTACTATCCAATCACTTCAACAATCACAACCACTTCTAAATGTTGATGTTGACACATTTGTTGAGAAACTCCTTACGGATATGCCTCCACGACCAAATAACTATGAAGAAATTATTACTGTTAATCTCGGTACGAGGTCAGTAGATAAGGGAGAAGCATTTGAACTGGAATTAGGGCCAAATAACTGTGCCGCTGGCTCAGCAGCCGATTGA
- a CDS encoding transcriptional regulator, producing the protein MSRSALVGNVIAMLEDAGFRVSDRCAIRPRSFDIAARRGEDLILVKILRNIDAFTAESGAEMRRIGAYLNGTPLVIGLRTRDEKLQPEVVYFRHGVPVLSPDTATDLFVEKIPPLIYAAPGGLYVSIDSEILADKREEKGWSLGQLASELGVSRRTVSKYEDGMDASIEVAAQLEELFDTSLTSPVSVLEEETPRQEEEVDPEQPDVDGDRQVVTVLNRVGYEVHPTVRAPFQAVSQDGDQQQDVILVGHSKFNETAEKRARLMSSVGEVARTHSVYFVNSTNRDAVGTTALIERDEASNISHAEEFKNLIRRRAREELA; encoded by the coding sequence ATGTCCCGGTCTGCACTGGTAGGTAATGTAATTGCGATGCTTGAAGATGCTGGCTTTAGAGTGAGCGATAGATGTGCAATCCGGCCAAGAAGCTTTGATATCGCTGCCCGCCGAGGCGAAGATCTGATTCTTGTGAAGATTTTACGAAACATAGATGCATTTACTGCTGAGAGTGGAGCAGAAATGCGAAGGATCGGAGCGTATCTAAACGGAACGCCGCTTGTAATCGGGCTCCGAACAAGAGACGAAAAACTACAGCCAGAGGTTGTGTACTTCCGACACGGAGTGCCAGTATTGAGCCCAGATACGGCGACAGACTTATTCGTCGAGAAGATTCCACCGCTGATCTACGCTGCGCCAGGTGGATTGTATGTTAGCATCGATAGCGAAATACTGGCAGATAAGCGTGAAGAGAAAGGATGGTCATTAGGACAATTAGCATCAGAATTGGGTGTGTCAAGGCGGACAGTGTCAAAATATGAGGACGGAATGGATGCATCGATAGAAGTTGCAGCACAACTGGAGGAGTTATTTGATACATCATTAACTTCGCCAGTAAGTGTCCTTGAGGAAGAAACTCCCCGCCAAGAAGAGGAAGTGGACCCTGAGCAGCCAGATGTCGATGGAGATCGACAAGTGGTTACAGTTCTGAATAGAGTTGGATATGAAGTTCATCCAACTGTTCGAGCACCATTCCAAGCGGTAAGTCAGGATGGAGACCAGCAACAAGATGTGATCCTTGTTGGACATTCAAAATTCAACGAAACTGCGGAAAAGCGTGCACGACTAATGTCCTCAGTTGGGGAAGTAGCAAGAACGCATTCAGTGTACTTTGTGAACTCAACTAATCGTGATGCTGTGGGGACAACGGCATTAATCGAACGGGATGAAGCAAGCAATATTAGTCACGCTGAGGAGTTTAAGAATCTAATACGACGGCGAGCAAGGGAAGAATTAGCATAG
- a CDS encoding DUF120 domain-containing protein produces MSNTASKAVGNDELAVLKELALLGGVDGEIKTSCSKLGAKTGVSTQTASRRLQQLETTGLVVRDTVSDGQWVKVTNDGERTLRNEYNDYRQIFETISTVELTGRATSGMGEGRHYITQDGYMEQFKSKLEYEPFPGTLNIELTDASSRRRATLDSLDAVHIDGWESENRTFGPALCYPVSITAGEKAVDTAHVVEPERTHHDETQIEVIAPIKLRNNLGVEDGDHIHITVTGK; encoded by the coding sequence ATGAGTAACACGGCATCAAAGGCAGTAGGAAATGATGAGTTAGCAGTACTCAAGGAGCTTGCATTACTCGGGGGTGTTGATGGCGAGATCAAAACATCCTGTAGCAAGCTTGGGGCAAAAACAGGGGTTTCAACACAGACAGCATCACGACGGTTGCAGCAATTGGAAACCACCGGGTTAGTTGTGAGAGATACAGTGAGTGATGGACAGTGGGTCAAAGTGACGAACGATGGAGAGCGAACGCTCCGAAATGAATACAACGACTATCGGCAGATTTTCGAGACAATTTCAACAGTAGAATTGACGGGTAGAGCAACGAGTGGGATGGGAGAAGGTCGACATTACATTACACAAGATGGATACATGGAACAATTCAAATCGAAGCTCGAATATGAACCATTTCCGGGAACATTAAACATCGAGCTTACAGATGCAAGCAGTCGGCGGCGGGCAACATTAGATTCACTTGATGCAGTGCACATTGATGGGTGGGAGTCTGAAAATAGAACATTCGGACCAGCACTATGTTACCCAGTAAGTATCACCGCAGGCGAAAAGGCTGTAGACACGGCGCATGTTGTTGAACCAGAGCGGACACATCACGACGAAACGCAAATAGAGGTTATTGCCCCAATTAAACTTCGAAACAACCTCGGTGTGGAAGACGGTGATCATATTCACATCACAGTTACGGGGAAATAG
- the ribB gene encoding 3,4-dihydroxy-2-butanone-4-phosphate synthase, which translates to MPGKTDIEQNDQTVQRAINALQAGHPVCVHDFDDREGETDLIYPASGITAEAIARLRNDAGGLICVAVSDQVAKVADLPFLADIIDHPAAEMDTLAYGDRSTFSIPVNHKDTFTGITDQDRALTIQELGTYAEKAVEGLTDQTEFAENFRTPGHVHVLKAAPRLLSERQGHTELGIALAKAAGLSPAVVVCEMLDDETGEALSVQDAKSYAQSHNLVFLEGSKIVQTLR; encoded by the coding sequence ATGCCAGGGAAGACTGACATTGAACAGAATGACCAAACAGTACAGCGAGCAATTAACGCATTACAGGCTGGCCATCCAGTTTGTGTGCATGATTTTGATGATCGAGAAGGAGAGACAGATCTGATATACCCAGCATCTGGGATAACAGCCGAAGCAATCGCGCGGTTACGGAACGATGCTGGAGGATTAATCTGTGTAGCAGTCTCTGATCAGGTTGCAAAGGTGGCTGACCTTCCGTTTCTTGCTGATATAATTGACCATCCCGCAGCAGAAATGGACACACTAGCATATGGTGACCGGTCAACATTTTCAATCCCAGTGAATCATAAGGATACGTTTACTGGCATAACAGACCAAGATAGAGCATTGACAATTCAAGAGCTTGGAACCTATGCGGAAAAGGCAGTTGAAGGGCTAACAGATCAGACAGAGTTTGCAGAGAACTTTCGAACACCCGGACATGTACACGTCCTCAAAGCGGCGCCGAGATTACTTTCTGAGCGCCAAGGGCACACAGAACTTGGAATAGCTCTCGCAAAAGCAGCTGGGCTTTCACCTGCTGTTGTTGTTTGTGAGATGCTTGATGATGAAACTGGGGAAGCACTATCTGTTCAAGACGCCAAATCTTATGCACAGTCGCACAATCTTGTATTTCTCGAAGGGTCAAAAATCGTACAGACACTCCGATAA
- a CDS encoding branched-chain amino acid transaminase: MGNRPEMFEGTDTIWMDGEFIDWEEAQVHVLTHSLHYGTGVFEGARCYDTSQGPALFRWEPHLDRLYSSAEPLDHEIEHTKEELTEATIELIKRQGLRSCYIRPLVFYGYESLGVGPGDSPTRVAIAAWPWGAYLGEDALQNGVAVKVSSWRKHASSQIPTNVKATGPYLNSMLAGEEARREGYVEAILLNKEGLVAEGPGENLFLVRDGEIYTPGLSQSILDGITRNSVIEIAEDIGYTVHDNTSISRGELYTADELFFTGTAAEVTPISKVDNVEIGNGGRGPITEELQQRFFDVVDRKTEDYEEWFKYIDV; the protein is encoded by the coding sequence ATGGGAAATCGACCGGAAATGTTTGAAGGTACAGATACAATTTGGATGGATGGGGAATTTATCGACTGGGAGGAGGCCCAAGTTCATGTATTGACCCACAGTTTACACTATGGAACAGGGGTATTTGAGGGAGCGCGTTGCTATGACACATCCCAAGGACCAGCACTATTCCGCTGGGAGCCACACTTAGATCGCCTGTATAGTTCAGCAGAACCTTTAGATCACGAAATTGAGCACACCAAAGAAGAGTTGACAGAAGCGACAATTGAACTGATCAAGCGCCAAGGTCTTCGGTCGTGTTATATTCGACCGCTCGTGTTCTATGGGTACGAAAGTCTAGGTGTTGGACCAGGAGACTCCCCAACACGAGTTGCAATTGCTGCTTGGCCGTGGGGTGCATATCTTGGCGAAGACGCGCTCCAGAACGGTGTAGCCGTAAAGGTCTCTTCGTGGCGAAAGCATGCCTCAAGTCAGATTCCAACAAACGTCAAGGCAACAGGGCCCTATCTAAACAGCATGTTAGCTGGGGAGGAGGCTCGTCGTGAAGGGTACGTGGAAGCAATTCTACTCAATAAAGAAGGGCTTGTAGCAGAAGGTCCAGGTGAGAATCTCTTCTTAGTTAGAGACGGAGAAATCTATACGCCGGGACTATCACAGAGCATTCTTGATGGGATTACCAGAAACTCAGTAATTGAGATCGCTGAAGATATTGGATATACAGTACACGATAACACATCAATCAGCCGTGGAGAATTGTATACAGCTGATGAATTGTTCTTTACCGGAACAGCTGCAGAGGTTACGCCGATTTCAAAGGTCGATAATGTTGAGATAGGCAACGGAGGACGAGGGCCAATCACAGAGGAACTACAACAGCGGTTCTTTGACGTCGTCGACCGGAAGACAGAGGATTACGAAGAGTGGTTCAAATATATTGATGTGTAG
- a CDS encoding DUF502 domain-containing protein — protein sequence MVTLKRDFASGLIVLVPLIVTLFVLMWLYTFIAGTPFLQYIGGEQFIPLPDQVAEFVRVMLTLAIFALLVLGVGYMMRTAFGRLIESAIDRVINRVPGVRVVYNASKMAAETALTGTESLQKPIKLEPWKNMRVTAFKTGKRTSDGREIVFMPTAPNITSGFVLEVREEDYEETDESVEEALTRLLSAGFGEDTGVQRTIGEQPFSSRDDRDQSPDSSD from the coding sequence ATGGTTACGTTAAAACGTGATTTTGCGAGTGGACTCATTGTACTGGTTCCACTTATTGTCACGCTATTTGTTCTTATGTGGCTGTACACTTTCATTGCTGGCACACCATTCCTACAATATATTGGAGGAGAGCAATTCATTCCTCTTCCCGATCAAGTTGCTGAGTTTGTTCGCGTGATGCTTACTTTGGCCATTTTTGCGCTATTAGTTCTTGGAGTTGGGTACATGATGCGTACTGCCTTTGGCAGACTTATTGAATCAGCAATTGATCGAGTTATTAACCGTGTGCCAGGTGTTCGGGTTGTGTACAATGCATCGAAGATGGCAGCTGAGACCGCTTTAACCGGTACCGAATCGCTACAGAAACCCATCAAACTCGAACCGTGGAAAAACATGCGTGTCACCGCGTTTAAAACTGGCAAACGGACTTCTGATGGTAGAGAAATTGTTTTTATGCCAACGGCCCCCAATATCACTAGTGGCTTTGTCCTTGAAGTCCGAGAAGAAGACTATGAAGAGACTGACGAAAGCGTGGAAGAAGCTTTAACCCGTCTCCTCAGTGCTGGCTTCGGCGAAGATACCGGAGTTCAGCGCACAATTGGTGAGCAGCCCTTTTCTTCTCGAGATGACCGTGATCAGTCACCTGATTCATCTGACTAG
- a CDS encoding TIGR00300 family protein, producing the protein MPRRTVELEGHIIDSGMMERCFSIVMDMGGNFEIEEFDIGRHKHAESYCRMEVIADSESELRDILHELNKTGASVPDPIDAVLESAPADGVVPPGFYSTTNHPTEIRYDGEWIEVENPEMDCAIIVEPDENRAYTEVLNAVKKDDMVVIGESGIRVSPPERPRESGGSFGFMQGGVSSERPSQSLIAEVAKEIKATKEDDGNVLAVCGPALIHSGGASDLAKLIEHGYIDAISAGNGFAVHDLERDLYGTSLGMDIESLEHPREGHKHHIYTISEITRHGGIKEAVEAGVIESGVMYQCVTNDIPYVLAGSIRDDGPLPDTITDSIEAQNAIREQAKDADIVLMLATLLHSVAVGNCLPSTTKTVCVDINPATVTQLLDRGSAQAIGLVTDIGAFVPMLADELLEDEN; encoded by the coding sequence ATGCCCAGACGCACTGTCGAGCTCGAGGGACATATCATCGACTCTGGGATGATGGAGCGGTGTTTCAGTATTGTCATGGACATGGGTGGCAATTTCGAGATTGAGGAGTTCGATATCGGCCGTCATAAACATGCTGAATCTTACTGTCGCATGGAAGTCATTGCCGACAGTGAGTCTGAACTCCGCGACATCCTCCATGAACTAAATAAAACTGGTGCTTCAGTACCTGATCCAATTGATGCCGTCTTGGAATCTGCACCTGCAGATGGAGTCGTCCCTCCAGGGTTTTACTCCACTACTAACCATCCAACTGAGATCCGATATGACGGAGAATGGATTGAAGTTGAGAATCCGGAAATGGATTGTGCTATTATTGTTGAACCTGATGAAAATCGTGCCTACACAGAAGTACTTAACGCCGTCAAAAAAGACGATATGGTTGTTATCGGTGAGTCTGGAATCCGAGTTAGTCCTCCTGAACGCCCCAGAGAAAGTGGTGGATCATTCGGATTTATGCAAGGTGGTGTTTCCAGTGAACGACCTTCTCAATCCTTGATCGCTGAAGTTGCAAAAGAAATCAAAGCTACCAAAGAAGACGACGGAAACGTGTTAGCTGTTTGTGGACCTGCACTGATCCATTCTGGAGGCGCATCTGATCTTGCTAAACTTATTGAGCATGGATATATCGATGCGATCTCGGCTGGCAACGGTTTTGCAGTGCATGACCTAGAACGTGATCTCTATGGCACTTCCTTGGGTATGGACATCGAATCACTTGAGCATCCCCGAGAGGGTCATAAACATCATATCTACACAATTAGTGAGATAACCCGTCATGGAGGCATTAAAGAAGCTGTTGAGGCTGGTGTCATTGAATCTGGCGTCATGTATCAGTGTGTTACAAATGATATCCCGTATGTACTAGCTGGTTCGATCCGCGATGATGGGCCTCTTCCGGATACGATTACTGACTCGATTGAGGCACAAAACGCAATTCGTGAACAAGCTAAAGATGCGGATATTGTGCTAATGCTTGCTACACTCTTACACTCTGTTGCTGTTGGAAACTGTCTTCCTTCAACAACGAAAACTGTCTGTGTTGATATTAATCCGGCTACTGTTACGCAACTACTCGACCGTGGTAGTGCTCAGGCCATTGGGCTTGTGACTGATATTGGTGCTTTTGTCCCTATGCTTGCTGATGAGTTACTTGAAGATGAGAATTAG